In a single window of the Pseudohongiella acticola genome:
- a CDS encoding ligand-binding sensor domain-containing diguanylate cyclase has translation MKGHTAIQSVRLFILCLFLGFALLARAQTDDIYFEHLTVADGLSQNSVHAIVQDTEGYLWFATQDGLNRYDGYNFLVYRHQTDDTGIPTAQASLSSSTVWSLYEDRAGTLWAGTDNGLNRLQRASGRFVQYNHDADDPDSLSHPTVTALFEDDAGNFWVGTSRGGLNQLDRETGRFTHFHHDPDNPDTLSSDRVNALVGDNNGYLWVATEDAGLNRLDVSTGNVRRYSHEPDNANSLSSDDLTSLLVDAGGTVWIGTNSGGLNSLDPQTGTFTRYMHHPDVAGSISSNSLRSVYEDSQGRLWVGHYLGGGLDLFDRETGVFSPLPYQPGVDNTLNDDHMLTALEDSSGIMWFGTHVGGVNKYDAKQARFRHYHHEWWSDNSLSEDTVRAFLKAGRTLYIGTQGGLNVLDLDTRNFVHYAYDPDDEQGIPHNIVRALDMDAQGHLWLATHGGLSRFDPVTKTFTNYHHQPGNPSSLSNDVVWRVMIDRRGSVWVGARDALNRLDPETGRFTRYRHDPDDSGSIPGDRITALYEDRAGRIWFSTMTTGVSRLDVETGEFIHFRHDTANENSLSNDSVFSIFEDRQGAVWFGSRSGLSRLDFETGTFHRYSVADGLPNDVIYGILSDNNDRLWMSTNKGISRFDPETGTFANFGINDGLQGEEFNNGAYYRADSGEMYFGGVNGFNVFEPGAIEESAYNPPVVVTQFSVLNQDRAISSDSDLVELSHFENYLSFEFAALDFSAPERNQYEYRLSGVDSDWIPSEGRRYASYTNLQPGRYEFEVRGSNSDGNWSTQRASLAIYIAPAFWQTAAFQVALTIALIAVLLMLYRYKTITVSRRNQVLETMVSDRTLELTRANTNLQEEVIRRQQAEEEIRQIAYNDYLTGLPNRRLFMSLGEQALHSAAREQTNAAIMFVDIDLFKEINDSWGHDAGDSVLVTLAERIRSVLRASDLVCRLGGDEFVLLLTDIKDAQFAVKVAEKLKEVITAPIDISTLVSGQSHQVSVGVSIGISLYPENEDDLEKLLILADQAMYKAKKDRQTFFCFHSDNATLPG, from the coding sequence ATGAAGGGCCATACTGCCATTCAATCAGTCAGGCTTTTTATCCTGTGTTTATTCCTGGGTTTTGCGTTATTGGCGCGAGCGCAGACGGATGATATTTATTTTGAGCACCTGACGGTTGCCGATGGTCTGTCTCAGAACTCGGTGCATGCCATTGTTCAGGATACAGAGGGTTACCTGTGGTTCGCGACGCAGGATGGCCTGAACCGTTACGATGGCTACAATTTTCTGGTGTATCGCCATCAGACTGACGACACCGGCATCCCCACTGCGCAAGCGTCACTGTCCAGCAGCACTGTGTGGTCTTTATATGAAGACCGTGCAGGCACTTTGTGGGCGGGCACAGACAACGGGCTCAATCGTCTACAGCGAGCAAGTGGTCGTTTTGTGCAATACAACCATGATGCCGATGACCCTGACAGCCTCAGCCATCCCACTGTGACAGCACTGTTTGAAGACGATGCCGGCAATTTCTGGGTTGGTACGTCTCGCGGCGGTCTTAATCAACTGGACCGTGAGACAGGTCGCTTTACACATTTCCACCATGATCCTGACAATCCCGACACGCTGAGCAGTGATCGTGTGAACGCGTTGGTCGGAGATAACAACGGTTATTTATGGGTGGCGACCGAGGATGCAGGGCTGAACCGGCTTGATGTCAGTACCGGCAACGTGCGTCGGTATTCCCATGAGCCGGATAATGCCAACAGCCTGTCGAGCGACGATCTGACCTCGTTGCTGGTGGACGCCGGGGGTACCGTCTGGATAGGCACAAATTCAGGCGGATTGAATTCGCTGGATCCACAAACCGGAACATTCACGCGTTACATGCACCACCCCGATGTCGCCGGCAGTATCAGCTCCAATTCGCTACGCTCGGTGTATGAAGACAGTCAGGGACGATTGTGGGTTGGGCACTATCTGGGCGGCGGGCTGGACCTCTTTGATCGTGAAACCGGAGTTTTCAGTCCCTTGCCGTACCAGCCGGGCGTTGATAACACACTCAATGATGATCACATGTTAACAGCGCTGGAAGATAGCAGCGGCATCATGTGGTTCGGCACGCATGTCGGCGGCGTGAACAAGTATGATGCCAAGCAGGCCCGCTTTCGTCATTACCATCATGAGTGGTGGAGTGATAACAGCCTCAGTGAAGACACAGTACGTGCATTCTTGAAAGCAGGTCGTACCCTTTATATTGGCACTCAGGGTGGCCTCAATGTACTGGATCTGGATACAAGAAATTTTGTCCATTACGCTTATGACCCTGATGATGAGCAGGGAATTCCGCACAATATTGTGCGTGCGCTGGATATGGATGCGCAGGGGCACCTATGGCTGGCGACGCACGGTGGTTTGTCACGTTTCGACCCGGTGACTAAGACCTTTACCAACTATCATCACCAGCCCGGTAATCCGTCGAGTCTAAGCAATGATGTGGTCTGGCGGGTAATGATCGACCGGCGAGGCAGTGTCTGGGTTGGCGCACGCGATGCACTCAACAGGCTTGACCCGGAAACGGGGCGCTTTACCCGCTATCGTCATGACCCGGATGATTCCGGCTCCATACCCGGCGACCGAATAACGGCGCTTTATGAGGATCGTGCTGGCAGAATCTGGTTCAGTACCATGACAACCGGCGTCAGTCGGCTGGATGTCGAGACCGGGGAGTTCATTCATTTCAGGCACGACACAGCAAACGAAAATTCACTCAGCAACGATTCGGTTTTTTCCATATTTGAAGACAGGCAGGGCGCCGTCTGGTTTGGGTCACGCAGTGGCCTCAGCCGGCTTGACTTTGAGACCGGTACGTTTCATCGCTACTCTGTCGCTGACGGTCTACCCAATGATGTTATTTACGGCATTCTGTCAGATAACAATGATCGGCTGTGGATGAGCACAAACAAGGGTATCTCTCGGTTCGACCCTGAAACCGGCACCTTTGCCAATTTTGGCATTAATGATGGTCTGCAGGGTGAGGAATTTAACAATGGTGCATATTACCGCGCGGATTCCGGAGAAATGTACTTTGGTGGGGTCAATGGTTTCAACGTGTTTGAGCCGGGCGCGATTGAAGAGAGTGCCTATAACCCACCCGTGGTTGTGACCCAGTTCAGCGTGCTAAATCAGGATCGTGCAATAAGCAGCGACAGTGATCTGGTTGAACTGAGCCATTTTGAAAATTACCTGTCATTCGAATTTGCTGCGCTTGATTTTTCTGCGCCAGAACGCAATCAGTATGAATACCGTTTGTCTGGTGTTGACAGTGACTGGATTCCATCGGAGGGCCGTCGTTATGCCAGTTATACAAATCTGCAGCCTGGTCGCTACGAGTTTGAAGTCAGAGGCAGCAACAGCGATGGCAACTGGAGCACGCAGCGAGCATCGCTGGCAATCTATATCGCTCCGGCATTTTGGCAGACGGCCGCTTTTCAGGTGGCGCTGACAATAGCGCTGATTGCGGTGTTGCTAATGCTTTACCGCTATAAGACCATTACTGTCAGTCGTCGTAATCAGGTGCTGGAGACGATGGTCAGTGATCGCACACTGGAGTTGACGCGCGCCAATACCAATCTGCAGGAAGAAGTAATACGGCGGCAACAGGCAGAAGAAGAAATTCGACAGATTGCCTACAATGATTATCTGACCGGACTGCCGAACCGGCGCCTTTTTATGTCGCTGGGTGAGCAGGCTTTGCACAGCGCTGCGCGTGAGCAAACCAATGCCGCGATCATGTTCGTTGACATTGATCTGTTCAAGGAAATAAATGATAGTTGGGGACACGATGCTGGTGACAGCGTGTTGGTGACGCTGGCAGAGCGCATTCGATCGGTTCTGCGCGCCAGTGATCTTGTCTGCCGCCTGGGTGGCGACGAGTTCGTGCTGTTACTCACCGATATCAAGGATGCTCAGTTCGCCGTCAAAGTGGCGGAGAAACTCAAAGAGGTCATTACCGCCCCTATTGATATCAGCACGCTGGTCTCAGGTCAGTCGCATCAGGTCAGCGTGGGTGTCAGTATTGGTATCAGTCTTTACCCGGAAAATGAAGATGATCTTGAAAAGCTGCTTATTCTCGCAGACCAGGCGATGTACAAGGCAAAAAAGGATAGGCAGACCTTTTTCTGTTTCCATTCCGATAATGCTACCCTGCCCGGGTGA
- a CDS encoding CPXCG motif-containing cysteine-rich protein codes for MLTDLAHLQCPYCWESIEVVVDCSVDEQEYTEDCSVCCRPIIISVFAQDGELQTVEARSEDD; via the coding sequence ATGCTAACTGATCTGGCACATTTACAATGCCCTTATTGCTGGGAATCGATCGAGGTTGTTGTTGACTGCTCTGTCGATGAACAGGAATATACCGAGGACTGCAGTGTTTGCTGTCGCCCCATCATCATATCCGTGTTCGCCCAGGACGGCGAGCTGCAGACAGTCGAAGCGCGCTCGGAGGACGATTAA
- a CDS encoding amidohydrolase codes for MNKLAFAASLLSCASLLVACSDNSPPTSAIVASSDEQCDAADLVLHNTTVYTANDAQWTADAVASKDGRIVFVGSNTDARRYMCGSANVIDMAGNTVYAGFTDSHQHLEGIGRRTKTLSLFGIATLQETVQTIENWADTIPEGEWVLGRGWIEREWTDQQRFLDKSDVDAFTANKPLYMPRADGVSALVNSRALELAGVTRDTPDPEGGRFERDLDGNPTGYVLANAMNVFRDILPPETDAYLKDNLLRGLQANAALGWTQTQDAGMSYRLVDLLQEIHAEGDMAHRVYAAIPIAEASEMLSRGRQTTADDLFDVRGIKVFIDGTLGSRGAALINNYSDADHNGFMNRTTKEELVPVLHAALRQGIQIETHVIGDRAVRTLLDWYDEAYNAVPRNEWASEDLRWRMEHAQIIPPSDQQRFVELGVLPSMQPSHGIGDLNFAPDRLGADRLGYAYPWQQLVDQGLMILGGSDAPVEAGDPRIEFYAAITRKRLDGTDGPGWHPELAVSRATALKMFTLWPAHGAFQEDIRGSIEIGKYADFTVFDRDLMTVEPQAILTAQPVMTVVGGQITYQNRQ; via the coding sequence ATGAACAAACTTGCTTTTGCTGCCAGCCTGCTTAGCTGTGCCAGCCTGCTGGTCGCCTGCAGTGACAACTCCCCACCGACCAGTGCAATTGTCGCCAGCAGTGATGAACAATGTGATGCGGCAGACCTGGTATTACACAATACCACGGTTTATACCGCCAATGACGCCCAGTGGACGGCTGATGCGGTGGCCAGCAAAGACGGTCGTATCGTGTTTGTTGGTAGCAACACCGATGCCAGGCGTTACATGTGCGGGTCGGCCAATGTCATCGATATGGCAGGCAATACCGTTTACGCTGGTTTTACGGATAGCCACCAGCATCTGGAAGGCATTGGGCGTCGTACCAAAACCCTGAGCCTGTTCGGCATTGCGACTCTGCAGGAGACTGTACAGACCATCGAAAACTGGGCCGACACCATCCCCGAGGGCGAGTGGGTGTTGGGCCGGGGCTGGATTGAACGCGAGTGGACCGACCAGCAGCGTTTTCTGGATAAATCGGACGTCGATGCTTTTACCGCCAACAAACCGTTGTACATGCCGCGCGCCGACGGGGTGTCTGCACTGGTCAATTCGCGGGCGCTTGAGCTGGCAGGCGTGACGCGAGATACGCCGGATCCTGAAGGTGGGCGTTTTGAGCGTGATCTCGATGGCAATCCGACCGGTTACGTACTGGCCAATGCCATGAATGTATTCCGGGATATTCTGCCGCCGGAAACAGATGCGTATCTTAAGGACAATCTGCTGCGTGGGTTGCAGGCGAATGCGGCCTTGGGCTGGACCCAGACGCAGGATGCTGGCATGTCCTACCGTCTGGTTGACCTGCTACAGGAGATTCACGCCGAGGGTGACATGGCGCACAGAGTGTATGCCGCCATCCCGATAGCTGAGGCCAGTGAAATGCTGTCACGCGGCCGGCAGACCACGGCGGACGACCTGTTTGATGTGCGCGGCATCAAGGTGTTTATTGATGGCACGCTGGGGTCGCGCGGCGCTGCTCTCATCAACAACTATTCAGACGCGGACCACAACGGGTTCATGAACCGCACCACCAAAGAAGAGTTGGTGCCGGTGCTGCATGCGGCCCTGCGACAGGGCATACAGATTGAAACGCATGTGATCGGAGATCGCGCTGTGCGCACGCTGCTGGACTGGTACGACGAGGCCTACAATGCAGTGCCACGCAATGAATGGGCCAGTGAAGACCTGCGCTGGCGCATGGAGCATGCCCAGATCATACCGCCCAGTGATCAGCAGCGCTTTGTGGAGCTGGGTGTGTTGCCATCGATGCAGCCCAGTCACGGTATTGGTGACCTCAACTTTGCACCGGATCGGCTCGGTGCTGACCGGCTCGGCTACGCCTATCCGTGGCAGCAACTGGTCGACCAGGGTCTGATGATTCTGGGCGGGTCCGATGCCCCCGTGGAAGCAGGTGATCCGCGTATCGAGTTTTATGCCGCCATCACGCGTAAGCGTCTGGACGGTACTGATGGCCCCGGCTGGCATCCGGAGCTGGCAGTGTCGCGCGCAACCGCGTTAAAAATGTTCACCCTCTGGCCGGCTCACGGGGCGTTTCAGGAAGATATTCGCGGTTCGATTGAAATTGGTAAATATGCGGATTTCACGGTTTTTGACCGTGATTTGATGACGGTGGAGCCACAGGCAATTCTGACGGCGCAGCCAGTGATGACAGTCGTTGGCGGGCAGATAACCTACCAGAACCGGCAGTAG
- the serB gene encoding phosphoserine phosphatase SerB has protein sequence MKQIVLINITGPDRPGLTAAITGILARSDVSILDIGQAVIHDTLSFGILVAIDAEHEKAQVLDDVRARASQLDQQVRFTPVSADDYDQWVTGQGKSRHIVTLLARRITADHIARVSSITARHGLNIDHIDRLSGRMALGLDGDQGKGCIEFSVRGEPEDPEALRAEFLTIAQELNVDIAFQQDNIFRRNRRLVVFDMDSTLIDAEVIDELAKAAGVGEQVSAITERAMRGELDFQASFRERMALLKDLPETTLEAIDAQLRLTEGAETLISQLRRLGYKTAILSGGFTFFAERLQKKLGIDYVYANQLLIEDGRVTGAVQEPIVDGQRKADLLRELAHREGISLEQTIAVGDGANDLPMLSIAGLGVAFRAKPLVKKSAKQAISTLGLDGILYLLGFRDRDGF, from the coding sequence TTGAAACAGATTGTCCTGATCAATATTACCGGTCCCGACCGTCCCGGATTGACCGCCGCTATCACCGGTATACTGGCCCGGTCTGATGTCAGCATTCTGGACATTGGCCAGGCTGTCATTCATGACACCCTGTCGTTTGGCATACTGGTCGCCATTGATGCCGAGCACGAGAAGGCACAGGTGCTGGATGATGTCCGCGCACGGGCCTCGCAGCTCGATCAACAGGTGCGCTTCACTCCTGTCAGCGCTGATGACTATGATCAGTGGGTAACCGGACAGGGCAAGTCCCGGCATATTGTCACCCTGTTGGCGCGCCGAATAACCGCCGACCATATCGCTCGCGTCAGCTCGATTACGGCCCGGCACGGGCTCAATATTGACCACATTGACCGGTTGTCCGGGCGCATGGCGCTGGGCCTGGACGGCGATCAGGGTAAAGGTTGTATCGAATTTTCCGTCCGCGGCGAACCGGAAGACCCCGAAGCACTTCGCGCCGAGTTTCTGACCATTGCCCAGGAGCTCAATGTTGATATCGCCTTCCAGCAGGACAATATCTTCCGTCGCAACCGCCGCCTGGTGGTTTTTGACATGGATTCGACGTTGATTGACGCTGAAGTCATTGATGAGCTGGCCAAGGCCGCTGGCGTTGGTGAGCAGGTGTCGGCCATTACCGAGCGCGCCATGCGCGGCGAACTGGACTTTCAGGCCAGTTTCAGGGAACGCATGGCGTTGCTCAAAGACTTGCCTGAAACCACGCTGGAAGCCATTGATGCGCAACTGCGACTGACCGAAGGTGCCGAGACCCTGATCAGTCAGCTACGACGACTGGGCTACAAAACTGCCATACTGTCAGGCGGTTTCACGTTTTTCGCTGAACGTCTGCAGAAAAAGCTCGGCATTGACTATGTTTATGCCAACCAGTTGCTGATCGAGGATGGCCGGGTCACGGGCGCTGTACAGGAGCCCATCGTGGACGGTCAACGCAAAGCCGACCTGCTGCGCGAGCTGGCGCACCGGGAAGGCATCAGCCTGGAACAGACCATTGCTGTCGGCGATGGCGCCAACGACCTGCCCATGCTGTCCATTGCCGGACTGGGTGTGGCGTTCCGCGCCAAGCCTCTGGTGAAAAAATCAGCCAAACAGGCAATCTCAACACTGGGGCTCGATGGTATCCTGTACCTGCTTGGCTTCCGCGATCGGGATGGCTTCTGA
- a CDS encoding TonB-dependent receptor plug domain-containing protein, with amino-acid sequence MRSLIEGPGLGVHAAILLALVSSNALAADTQQSANANNDNGSAGQAAVRTQASEDVDDVDDSTVVYPAAFFEPYSPVSANDMLDRIPGVSVGGGGGGGRGLGTGGDLLINGQRLAGKDNSPRDQLSRIPAQEVLRIEIIRGTSGDLAVRGAGQVVNIVLTDVANRASTSAELIARLNHDDEFEVGAEMSHSRQIGNFQALIGIEARPNYENRESSEIQRNVAGQTIGSLFESNVRDQDELELSTNLGYRTGAHRMQLNALYGDSGYPRRIRRDFVVFDGDESTNVAEEEEIANDHFNWEVGGDYEYSFANDHRLQLLFIANDQTRDSVRERFDVSADAAASSQRAKVLYLESNQRTRERIVQGNYSFPIGAGQDLRLGVERADTQLDSSLFIGSSGGSAPASERYGGLSPLLDISNPGTSVQEIRYEGFVFHNWTINDRMTLESSVVYETSEISQTGVVDNSRQFDFVRPSLDYRFDLTESFQIRATVEKDVSQLSFANFAATANNSDRDQDADAGNPELEPERETRYELGFEYRLPNDNGVLNTRFFYQDIEDYIGTINATTDASQPISAVGNVGDAERWGVINDFSTRLTYFNLPDAIVTGELNLFDSRITDPFLGNQQRISRRGEASLEFRHDVTSLNLNYGLEYDYPFDGGEYDIDITTVSRNDQQPSLDLFVSKVVLDDITVRLESNNTLNQSRCRERRRYDGTTISGRISEIEDSCSSRYRRLTLRVQTTF; translated from the coding sequence ATGAGATCGCTCATTGAAGGTCCAGGTCTCGGGGTCCATGCAGCGATTCTGCTGGCGCTGGTATCCTCGAATGCGCTGGCGGCAGACACACAACAGTCAGCCAACGCCAACAACGACAATGGCAGCGCCGGGCAGGCGGCGGTCCGGACTCAGGCCAGCGAAGACGTTGACGACGTCGATGACTCTACCGTGGTTTATCCGGCCGCTTTCTTTGAGCCTTACAGCCCGGTCTCTGCCAATGACATGCTCGACCGAATCCCCGGCGTCTCTGTCGGCGGTGGCGGTGGCGGCGGGCGTGGTTTGGGCACCGGTGGCGATCTGCTGATCAATGGCCAGCGCCTGGCCGGTAAAGACAATTCCCCCCGCGATCAACTCAGCCGCATTCCCGCGCAGGAAGTGCTGCGAATTGAAATCATCCGTGGTACATCGGGCGATCTTGCGGTACGCGGCGCCGGGCAGGTAGTCAATATTGTGCTGACTGATGTCGCCAACAGGGCCAGTACGTCGGCGGAACTGATCGCCCGCCTGAATCATGATGATGAATTCGAAGTAGGCGCAGAAATGTCTCACAGTCGCCAGATTGGCAATTTTCAGGCGCTGATTGGTATTGAGGCTCGCCCCAATTACGAGAATCGCGAAAGTTCGGAAATTCAGCGTAATGTTGCCGGTCAAACGATTGGTTCGTTGTTTGAAAGCAACGTCCGCGATCAGGACGAGCTGGAACTAAGTACCAATCTTGGCTACCGCACTGGTGCGCATCGGATGCAGCTGAATGCGCTGTACGGGGACTCCGGTTACCCTCGACGCATTCGTCGTGATTTTGTTGTATTCGATGGCGATGAAAGTACGAACGTTGCAGAAGAGGAAGAAATTGCCAACGACCATTTTAACTGGGAAGTCGGCGGCGACTACGAATACAGTTTTGCCAATGACCATCGGCTGCAATTGTTATTCATTGCCAACGATCAGACCCGTGACTCAGTGCGTGAACGTTTTGATGTCTCTGCAGATGCCGCGGCAAGTAGCCAACGTGCCAAAGTACTCTATCTGGAATCCAATCAACGCACCCGCGAGCGCATTGTTCAGGGTAATTACAGTTTTCCCATAGGCGCTGGTCAGGATCTGCGACTTGGCGTGGAGCGTGCGGATACCCAGTTGGATTCAAGCCTGTTTATTGGCAGCTCAGGCGGCAGTGCGCCGGCGTCGGAACGCTACGGCGGGTTGTCGCCGCTGCTGGACATATCCAATCCTGGTACCTCTGTACAGGAGATACGGTACGAAGGCTTTGTGTTTCATAACTGGACTATCAATGACCGCATGACGCTGGAGAGCAGTGTGGTCTACGAAACGTCGGAAATCTCCCAGACCGGGGTGGTCGACAACAGCCGGCAATTTGATTTTGTTCGACCATCGCTGGACTACCGCTTCGACCTCACTGAGTCATTTCAGATTCGCGCCACTGTCGAGAAGGATGTGTCGCAGCTCAGTTTTGCCAATTTTGCTGCCACTGCCAACAATTCTGATCGCGATCAGGATGCCGATGCCGGCAACCCCGAGTTGGAACCGGAGCGTGAAACAAGATACGAGCTCGGTTTTGAGTACCGTTTGCCCAATGACAACGGTGTGTTGAATACACGATTCTTTTATCAGGATATCGAGGATTATATCGGCACGATCAATGCAACAACGGATGCGTCGCAACCTATTTCTGCCGTTGGAAACGTAGGTGACGCCGAACGCTGGGGCGTCATCAATGACTTCAGTACCCGGTTGACCTATTTCAATTTGCCCGACGCCATTGTGACGGGAGAGCTCAATCTGTTTGACTCACGTATTACTGACCCGTTTCTGGGCAATCAGCAACGGATCAGCCGTCGTGGTGAAGCATCATTGGAGTTTCGCCATGATGTCACCAGCCTGAATCTCAACTATGGCCTGGAGTATGACTATCCGTTCGATGGCGGCGAGTACGATATCGATATCACCACTGTCAGTCGGAACGATCAGCAACCGTCTCTGGACCTGTTCGTGTCAAAAGTGGTGTTAGATGACATCACGGTCCGGTTGGAGTCAAACAATACTCTGAATCAGTCTCGCTGCCGGGAGCGTCGGCGTTACGATGGTACCACCATCAGTGGTCGTATCAGTGAAATCGAGGATTCGTGCAGCAGCCGTTACCGGCGACTTACGCTGCGCGTGCAGACAACGTTCTGA
- a CDS encoding glucan biosynthesis protein G, translating to MQLTLSAPLLNTKPAVVIPVMLTMLMLSFCSAWASAQDERFSRSVVVEAARTLAETRFQPLQEVPEELLSLNYDQYRSIRYRKGAAVWGDTPTRFSIEFFAPGSLYDTGVDISIVENGQALPIPLDEDAFEGVSDEIGEILTSISKVAGFRLHYAFNENYQDEFVVFQGASYFRAVSQGQSYGLSARGLAIDVAEPTGEEFPIFREFWIERPSSRADSIVVHALLDSPRVAGAYRFGIYPGAPTRMDVEATLFARQELRHIGIGALTSMYTFGSMDASDRPDYRSAVHDSNGLAIVNGMGEYIWRPLNNPRGLQISAFMDINPQGFGLMQRHRTLEEYQDLEADYHRRPSAWIRPTGNWGEGHVVLAEIPTPNEFNDNIVAYWRPATPLKPGEPFQFAYHMSWPDQRPLPQGFGRVVRSAYGLKLAEPYPQMVIDYSDLASDINLEEVTFDVTLSAGSLVETVVQPNHRDGVRLIITFDPEGARLSEIRAKPTYQDKAIGETWLYRWTGN from the coding sequence ATGCAGTTAACACTATCCGCGCCCCTCTTGAATACAAAACCCGCTGTCGTCATTCCAGTCATGCTGACCATGTTGATGTTATCGTTTTGTAGCGCGTGGGCATCAGCGCAGGACGAACGTTTTTCCCGCAGCGTAGTTGTTGAAGCGGCCCGCACGCTTGCCGAAACCCGATTCCAGCCGTTGCAGGAAGTGCCTGAAGAGCTCCTGTCACTGAATTACGACCAGTATCGCAGTATCCGCTACCGCAAGGGCGCCGCCGTCTGGGGAGACACGCCCACCCGTTTCTCGATCGAATTCTTTGCGCCTGGCAGTCTTTATGACACGGGTGTTGATATCTCGATCGTCGAAAATGGTCAGGCGTTGCCCATTCCGCTTGATGAAGATGCGTTCGAAGGCGTATCCGATGAAATTGGTGAAATCCTGACGTCCATCTCCAAGGTCGCAGGATTCCGGCTGCACTATGCCTTCAATGAAAACTACCAGGATGAGTTTGTGGTGTTTCAGGGCGCCAGCTACTTCCGGGCCGTGTCGCAAGGACAGTCCTATGGCCTGTCGGCGCGCGGACTGGCGATTGATGTGGCAGAACCCACTGGAGAAGAATTCCCCATATTCAGGGAATTCTGGATTGAACGCCCCTCATCGCGGGCTGACAGTATTGTGGTTCATGCGCTGCTTGACAGCCCAAGGGTGGCAGGTGCCTACCGCTTCGGCATTTACCCCGGCGCGCCTACTCGCATGGACGTGGAAGCGACGCTGTTTGCCCGCCAGGAGCTTCGACACATTGGTATCGGCGCACTCACCTCAATGTATACCTTTGGCAGCATGGATGCCTCTGACCGCCCGGACTATCGCAGCGCCGTGCATGACTCCAATGGTCTGGCCATCGTCAATGGCATGGGCGAATACATCTGGCGTCCCTTGAATAACCCGCGCGGCCTGCAGATCAGTGCGTTCATGGATATTAATCCGCAGGGGTTCGGGCTGATGCAACGACACCGGACACTTGAAGAATACCAGGATCTGGAAGCGGACTACCACCGACGCCCGTCAGCCTGGATCCGACCCACGGGCAATTGGGGTGAAGGTCATGTGGTGCTGGCGGAAATACCCACGCCCAATGAATTTAATGACAATATTGTTGCTTATTGGCGGCCGGCAACCCCGTTAAAACCAGGCGAACCCTTTCAGTTTGCCTATCACATGAGCTGGCCGGATCAACGACCTCTGCCGCAAGGTTTTGGCCGCGTCGTACGCAGCGCCTATGGCCTGAAACTGGCAGAACCCTATCCCCAGATGGTCATTGACTACAGCGACCTGGCATCAGACATTAATCTGGAGGAGGTGACCTTCGACGTGACATTGTCTGCGGGAAGTCTGGTGGAAACCGTTGTTCAGCCGAATCATCGCGATGGCGTTCGCCTCATCATCACCTTTGACCCAGAAGGTGCCAGACTCAGCGAAATTCGCGCCAAGCCCACCTATCAGGATAAGGCGATTGGAGAAACCTGGCTCTATCGCTGGACAGGAAACTGA